The sequence below is a genomic window from Pleuronectes platessa chromosome 13, fPlePla1.1, whole genome shotgun sequence.
ACCTGGAGCAAAGATGATCATGTTAAACAGAGTTGATGAAAGTTTATTGAAATACTCATTTGTAGGAGTTATAGTATACCCGCCAGCCAGAAGGTCCCATTGTGGCAGACTGTCAGGATTAGAGGTGGAGGTGGCCCAGCAGTGCTCCAGGTTCAAGATGATGTTTGGGTCGGCCCTCTCCAGGATGCGCACCTCGACGTACACAGGTTGCCTCAGCACTTTAGTGACGGGATAGTCTGCTGCAGTGTAGAATGATGTATACGCCACCTCATCTGGAAACataagctttgttttattataaaaaaactcACAAAAAAATAATCTGCCACAGGTGTTCTAAAGCTCTACCACTCACCCTCCACACATCCCTTTGAGAAACACTGTCCGCTACCAAGCCTGAGCTCCACTCTGAGgggtccagcagcagccactggCACAGGCGGAGGAAGATCATACACCTCCATGACAAGAGCCTCCACAGCTGTGCCGGAGTAGCGGCACTGGAACAGCAACCTGTTGGGACAGTGAGAGCAGTTACCAAACATCTCAGAAAACCGAAGAAACAGAATATACGTGAACTCACTCAAAGTGACTGTCTCTGGTGATCGAGCCCCTGGGGCCAACTCCCACTTCATATGAAGACAACATGTGGTTCTCATACACCACAAAGCCATCTTCTTCCTGCAGTGGACAGAGAAGTGTAGCAAGGTTGGCAATTAAAACAACTTTGAGAACAATCGTTTGGGTCATTTATCAAGTAAAGCTGCATTTCTCTACTTTCTGCATTTAATGGAACATGTGTACGGCGAAGGATCCACTCCAGTTTTATTACCCTCAGGTTGTTTCCACCCTTTGGTTGGTCTGTCAGTTGAATAATGCAAAAACTTCAAATTTCCACAAGACATTGGTTAAGGCATAATTTCTCACTTTAAACGGCATCCcaaattttcacaaatttctcAAGGAATAATTCTTGATTCTTTGATATCTTCTGGGTCTTTGAGCATGTAATCTGAggcagcttgactgaatttaaggggactgttgtgaCTTGGCAACAGTATGCACTTCAGTGTGTGGTTTCAAGTTAGtcaaacaaattatatttaatgtgcAGGATCTTAGAAGTATAACCACCACTTAGATTCTTAAGGAAATAATCTGTTGCATCCCTAAAACATTAGGCCATGGCATCAAATCAATTACATAGACTTctccacacacacgcataccTTGATTGTAGTACCACATGCAGTCACAGGGAACTGGAATATGGCAAAGGCAACAGTGAAGTCTACAGGGCTACAGGATGGGTCGGTATTTGCCAGTAGGCTGATTGAATCCACATCTATTTGAGGCAAAGTGGCATCTcgagccaccaccaccacaaactGCCCATCCCTGGTGCACTGCACGGTCACTGGGAGAGGGAAATAAGATCCACGGTTATCGGCTAGTTTGTTTCTTATCTCTCACCATGCCGTGGTTGTATGAGAAGTACAAGAAACCACATACCTGCTTTCCCATAGTAGCACTGCTGCCCATTAAAGCAGcagtttatgttttcacactgcatGGCTTCGATGTCTGGAGTCCCACACTGAATCTTCTCCCTGTCCTCCACCTGGCACTTGTCAAAGGGAGCAGCGGGTTGAGGaaccttctcctgctgctgaagcAGCAGAGCCGGAAAATGAGACTGTTGTttctgctgtggtgtcctgtaacGCTGGGCAGTAACAtcacaaagcaaaacaacaactacagagACACCAAACAGACTCTTGAAAAGCTCCATGTTGGCGTTGACCAGAAATCCAACAACACATGTGGCTCAGACACAGGCTTTTATACCAGACTGATGAGTGAGGTTTGCTTCCTCTCGTCATTAGGAGCCAATCGTGTGGCAGCCCTGTAGAGTTAATCAGCTGTGGGCTGACAGGTGGAACTCGTTGTCTGCTCATCTCTCTGGGAAAAGACTGTTGAGTCAAAGCTGTTTACAGAAGGTGACTGTTCTTATCTTGACCCGACACAAACCTGCTGCATTATCTCTTCTTCTGCCTCCCACTCGCTGTACCTTTATGTCTACCTCATTTCTTtaattcagattttcttttacaCAGATGTATGGGCGGTACACCCAGGAGCTGGGTGTGTATGCCAAGGAGGAAGCAGCCCGCCTGCACATAAAAGTGCTGTCTCTTCAGGGGGGTCTAGATCATCATAGTCAGCATTCTGTCCGTTCTCCGACACAGATGCTGGCTCGAGTCCATTTCAGATCCTGTCACTTCTAAACACTGCTGTTACCTGCACACCACAGAACAACCTACTGCAGTGATGACAGACAGAATAATTATATCTCAATTCATTTGAGTCTTTAAATAGACTCACTGTAATGTACAGGGTTCTTTCACAGTATATCacgtatatatacatatacgtGATGTACGCTGAACAACCACCCCCCCTTCAAATCTTCATATGACAAGATGTCCCTTTCCTGATGCTTCATCCCTAACTGATGTTAAACCCCGATCCTCCTCACCCCTCTGCTTTCTACTAATAtggttgtgtgtattttggtgTATTTTCCCTTCCCTCGGTTTGACGTATGCACAGGTCTGCTCAAGAGCATCAAGGGTTTTCAGGTTTATtatactttgtgtgtctgtctttttgtgtgtgtgtgtgtgtgtgtgtgtgtgtgtgtgtgtgtgcacatgtaagTTCTGACTCATGGATAACTATAAAAGCTGCACTGGGATGAGTCAAATTTGTCACTTTCTCCTCTAATGCAATGTTCAACCTTGGATTAGCCCCAAAGCGTTGGTCCTTTTGTCATTTCCCCGGTCTCATCAACACACACTTACGCCGCCACATTAGTACATCCATCATTCTCTCTGGGTCATTTTATTTAAGAAATACTAACACGACCCTAATGATTCCTCTTTTGATGCGGATGAAGTAAAACTCCCTCCACCAAGCTTGTTTCCATTCAGTGTTTTCAATTTAAGTTAGATTTTGCAGTGCAAAGAAGTGTAACAAAAGTGTAGCAGATaaattaaaagcaaaaaaaacaatacctCGGAAAACGAAAAAGATGGGATCAGCATCAAGCAATGATAATCTTTGTAGAATATGGATGAATCGAGGAGAACTTGGTGAGTGTCACTGCTTGGCTCGGGAGCTTAATTTGTACCACAGCCGCTTCGGGACGTATTTCAGAATGGTTAATGGACAGTTTGATGAACTGCAGCAACAGCTGGCACAAAGATAATGGGTTGTTCTTGAGCACTTCATTTGACGAAGGTCCAGTTTGATAGCTCTGCACATTTGGCTCATTTCCTTTTCTTCGATAGCAGTTCCACCCGTTTCTTGATCCAACAATCAAATCAGCTTCATTCCATCCTTTAAGGCATCCTCTGCCAAAAGCTGCAATATTGCTAAAATTGAGTGCATCTGTAAAATCATTTGTTGCTTTAAAGTTGCTTGTAATCCAGAGGCGCACAGTATCAGTATATTTCATTCTGATGTTATTGCACATTTGAATGCCCTGCTGACTTTCAGAAATTAGACCGACCACCCTGGTGTGAAGGTCCTGTTGTCTTTGCATTGCACAGTAAACAAACACTGGAATACCAAGTTTCTATCAGTCAATAACTTTCATAGCCATCTTCAGAAtgtacacatgtacacagaGCAAATGGTCAGTGTCACCATTTCCCCGGTTCATAATGGCTGTGAAAAGACTTCACTTGGAGACGTGGGACAAGAATATAGTCCTTGTAGTGGAATTGCCTTAGTTGCAGATCTCTTCAGTATGGAAGATGAACTGTGGCAGACATCAAGTGAATTTGAGGACATGCCTGTATTGTTTAAAGATATATGAACCCGTAGAGGGCACCTAAAGAAAAAGGAGGGCTTTTAAAGACATTATTGTGGGACTGCCGAGTACTTTTATCAGGATTTGACAGtgtgatcaaataaatgttttaagcaCAGAGTGTTGCATTACACATATGCAAAATTTCCACTCTGCAGCAGTCAGTTTACTGACCAGAGTCCACACATCTACTGGCAGATCCCTGAGAGATCTAGTGTTTCTCAGACTGAGGTAGTGCTGCTGTTTGAAGGTCATTATGATCACAAAacctcatgtttttatttgattaaactGTCAATGAGAACCAAATCATACAGCCGCTCTGCACCCACTGTTCATGTGAGCAGAAAGCGCGAGTGTGGAGGAGTCGTGATGCCCATCTCAATGAACAtgagagggtggggggtggaCAGAAAGGGAGGTGATGCACAAAGCAGAGATATTGCAAGTTGTAGCATCCACAGGGAAACCTAGAGGGACGTTATCAAAAAAGGAGAGGGCGAACAGGAAGGAGACGCGTTAGGCTTTCTCAGGACAAGGACTCAATTGCAGATCAATGATGCAAAAAcgtatttatttccaaaaacaaaattccaaaaggcaaaaatcacagaggatccaaaaaaaaaaaaaaaaaaaaaaaaaatcagagttTACTACCTTACTAGGTAAAACAGGGCTCGAAAAACTGCAGCATCTTCTCACATACAAACGatgacaatccgacaggggacaacagacagactgggcttaaatagcagggtgaacaaagacaagacacaggtgaacaatcatgcaaacactcagggtgacgatagggaacaggtgagggagaaaaagagcgggaagcagcagagggcggagtctccggacaataacaggacacacatggtctgacaacataaatacaagcacataacataaataaacagggggaaacacatgaaataacaaaacacaagcaggacacacaagggaaaatgtcttagatTGCCCGGGATCTTAACAGTCCCTCCCCCCTAATGGAAGCCTCGAGGCGTTTTCTTGGGCGGAATGGGGCGCTGGCGATGAAAGTCCTTGCGGAGGTTTGGGCATAGGATGAGGCGAGACGGGACCCAGGATCTCTCCTCAATGCCATAGCCCTCCCAGTCCACAAGGTACTGGAGTCCTCGGCGGCGAACATCCAGCAATCGacgcactgtgtgtgtgcctctgaaCCATCAATGAGACGTGGGGGGGGTTTGGGGCAGGGTGCAAGGGACTACAAATAAATGGCTTGATTCGGGAAACGTGGAAGGTGGGGTGAATGCGTTGAAGGGGACCAGGGAGGGTGAGACGAACAGCGGTGGGACTGATGACTCCGGCGATGGGAAATGGTCCGATGAAGCGGGGAGAGAGCTTACGGGACTCAGTCTTGAGGGGGAGATCTTGCGTGGAGAGCCACACCTGTTGCCCCTGGCGATAAGGGGGGGTTGGGAGCGGTGTTTGTCTGCTTGGACCTTCATCctggcagaggagagaaggagtgcCGAGCGTGTGTGTTTCCAAGTCCGGCGGCAGCGACGGATGTATGCCTCAGCAGAAGGAACGCCCACCGTAAGACTTGTGGACGAACAGAACTGGGAACAAAAAGACTGTTAGTAGGACACTGTCTGGGTTTTACCTCATTAGGTTGAGCAGCAGTAACAATACTCTCAATCTCAAATTGAGCTGCTCCTAGAACACAATGAGGGGGGAGGATGGTATCATGTTCCTGGGGTCTCTCACGGGGGCTGAATCGCCGAGACAGTGCGTCGGCCTTTAGATTCTTGTGACCAGGACGATAAGACAGGGTAAAATTAAATCT
It includes:
- the LOC128454533 gene encoding zona pellucida sperm-binding protein 4 is translated as MELFKSLFGVSVVVVLLCDVTAQRYRTPQQKQQSHFPALLLQQQEKVPQPAAPFDKCQVEDREKIQCGTPDIEAMQCENINCCFNGQQCYYGKAVTVQCTRDGQFVVVVARDATLPQIDVDSISLLANTDPSCSPVDFTVAFAIFQFPVTACGTTIKEEDGFVVYENHMLSSYEVGVGPRGSITRDSHFELLFQCRYSGTAVEALVMEVYDLPPPVPVAAAGPLRVELRLGSGQCFSKGCVEDEVAYTSFYTAADYPVTKVLRQPVYVEVRILERADPNIILNLEHCWATSTSNPDSLPQWDLLAGGCPYNDDRYLTTLVPVDSSSGLPYLSHYKRFIMQMFAFVDQNSYTTQKDEVFIHCATTVCSPSSTESCEQPCHRQRRAAQSKVSSDQRAVVSSGGVILTEEADLLQI